A single window of Deltaproteobacteria bacterium DNA harbors:
- a CDS encoding flippase-like domain-containing protein, with translation METGLKKTAIITVKILISAALLYVLFSRVNIEEFVRVLSGAKWPYVAMAALIFVGTQLAATFRWRTILKKDAELPATTVASIYWIGLFFNSFLPTLVGGDVIKGYYLYKKIKRGGVAVASIFMDRYSGYAALMLITAVALISGGGLLSEGGVGFVMPALWAVVAAFVAISAFMWSETLHGWAIGIFKKIRLFRVNELIDSIYGSFIAYKGRSDVLIKAFFLALVVQGGMILGYFVLAKGLNIDAGLGYFFLFVPAAITVSMAPVTFSGLGVREGAFVFLFTKAALTTEAEALGLSLLWFFITVVVSLPGAVSYFRAGALHVPKDFGEKAAAPGAK, from the coding sequence ATGGAAACAGGCTTGAAAAAGACCGCAATCATAACAGTGAAAATCCTTATAAGCGCCGCGCTTCTGTATGTTCTTTTCTCGCGCGTGAATATAGAGGAGTTTGTCCGCGTGCTCTCCGGTGCCAAGTGGCCCTACGTTGCCATGGCTGCGTTGATATTCGTTGGAACGCAACTGGCCGCTACCTTCAGGTGGAGGACCATCCTTAAAAAGGACGCCGAGCTTCCGGCAACTACCGTTGCCTCGATATACTGGATAGGGCTTTTTTTCAACAGTTTCCTTCCGACCCTTGTCGGAGGCGATGTGATAAAGGGTTATTACCTCTATAAAAAAATAAAACGCGGCGGCGTTGCAGTTGCCTCCATATTCATGGACAGGTATTCGGGGTACGCAGCGCTGATGCTCATTACCGCCGTAGCGCTGATATCGGGAGGCGGCCTCCTGTCAGAGGGCGGTGTCGGGTTCGTTATGCCGGCGCTTTGGGCGGTTGTCGCGGCCTTTGTTGCCATAAGCGCTTTCATGTGGAGCGAAACGCTTCACGGCTGGGCAATCGGGATATTCAAAAAAATAAGGCTCTTCAGGGTAAACGAGTTGATAGATTCAATCTACGGCTCTTTTATCGCTTATAAAGGCCGTTCTGACGTGCTTATCAAGGCTTTTTTCCTGGCCCTCGTTGTCCAGGGCGGCATGATACTCGGTTATTTTGTTCTTGCAAAGGGGCTTAATATAGACGCTGGGCTAGGGTACTTTTTCCTGTTCGTGCCTGCTGCAATAACAGTATCGATGGCCCCTGTGACATTCTCGGGGCTTGGAGTGAGGGAGGGCGCTTTTGTGTTCCTTTTCACAAAGGCAGCGCTCACTACCGAGGCCGAGGCTTTGGGGCTTAGCCTTCTCTGGTTTTTTATAACGGTTGTAGTGAGCCTGCCGGGCGCTGTTTCTTATTTCAGGGCAGGCGCTTTGCACGTGCCAAAGGATTTTGGCGAAAAGGCCGCGGCGCCAGGCGCAAAATAA